A genomic segment from Aegilops tauschii subsp. strangulata cultivar AL8/78 chromosome 1, Aet v6.0, whole genome shotgun sequence encodes:
- the LOC109752188 gene encoding protein FAR1-RELATED SEQUENCE 11-like — protein sequence MADEELTDIMVDMEFGELMKDWIEDWSDDENSDHEDRSENGNEWDDLNIDELDDDQENNSELSNEDYISQFISECHNAYDYYGESDAETCLNDESLDAPDSGESQSSVIMSEVTQDDGAKNVQDTASADDKRDMFMQIMEMTFTSHDAAYDFYNNYARDNGFSIRKNKVRYSKTESRHMCYRRFVCSRQGKRDSKLLTEEGHSRRLRAETRCFCEAHLTVKLDQKRGVWYVESFEDKHSHMLAGPDEVPFLWSHRKIKEYQKHEIMSMGAAAIRIHDMMDCFISKHVWYDGVGFTRREIYNLCAKEKRKLLSKGDAATAIGIMASRK from the exons ATGGCGGACGAGGAGTTAACTGATATCATGGTAGACATGGAGTTTGGAGAACTGATGAAAGACTGGATAGAAGATTGGTCAGATGATGAAAATTCAGATCATGAAGATCGGTCAGAGAATGGGAACGAATGGGACGATCTTAAT ATCGATGAGCTTGATGATGATCAGGAAAACAACTCGGAGCTCTCGAATGAAGATTACATTAGTCAG TTCATTTCCGAATGTCATAATGCGTATGACTATTACGGTGAATCTGATGCGGAGACATGCCTTAACGATGAATCATTAGACGCACCTGATTCTGGGGAGTCCCAGTCGTCGGTCATCATGAGTGAG GTGACACAAGATGATGGGGCAAAGAATGTCCAAGATACTGCCAGTGCAGATGATAAGAGGGATATGTTCATGCAGATAATGGAAATGACCTTTACGTCTCACGATGCTGCGTATGATTTCTACAACAACTATGCTAGAGATAATGGTTTCAGCATTAGAAAGAATAAGGTCAGGTATAGCAAAACGGAGTCACGTCATATGTGTTATAGGCGGTTTGTTTGTTCCAGACAAGGAAAACGTGACAGCAAGTTGCTAACCGAGGAAGGACACAGCCGTAGGCTTAGAGCTGAGACACGCTGCTTTTGTGAAGCGCACCTGACCGTCAAGCTTGACCAAAAGCGTGGGGTTTGGTATGTTGAAAGTTTTGAGGACAAGCATAGCCATATGTTGGCAGGACCGGACGAGGTACCTTTTCTTTGGTCCCACAGAAAAATCAAAGAGTACCAGAAGCATGAGATAATGTCCATGGGAGCTGCAGCGATTAGAATTCACGACATGATGGATTGCTTCATCAGCAAACATGTATGGTACGACGGTGTTGGTTTTACCAGGCGTGAAATATACAACCTTTGCGCCAAGGAGAAGAGGAAGCTGCTTTCAAAAGGTGATGCTGCCACAGCCATAGGCATCATGGCCAGTAGGAAATAG